Within the Burkholderia mayonis genome, the region CTGGGACCGCTACAAGACGACGGAAGCGGATGCGTCGTGCTGGATTCGCGTGACGCAGGCGTGGGCGGGCAAGGGCTGGGGCGTGATCGCGATGCCGCGGGTCGGGCAGGAAGTGATCGTGATCTACGTCGACGGCGATCTCGATCGTCCGCTTGCGACGGGGATCGTCTACAACGGCGAAAACCCGACGCCGTACGATCTGCCGAAGGACATCCGCTACACCGGCCTCGTCACACGTTCGATCAAACGCGCGGGCGGCTTTCCGAATGCAAGCCAATTGACGTTCGACGACCAGCGCGGCGCGGAGCGCGTGATGATCCATGCAGAGCGCGACGCACAGCAGACGGTCGAGCGCAACAGCTCGACGTCGATCGCGCAGGACTTGAACCTGTCGGTGAAGGGCACGTCGACGTCGGTCGTCGGGATCTCCGTCAGCTTCACGGGCATCTCGGTGTCGTACACGGGGCTGTCGGTCAGCTTCACCGGCGTGTCCGCCAGATTCACCGGCCTGAGCACGTCGTTCACCGGCGTGAGCACGAGCTTCACCGGCGTGTCGACGTCCTTCACCGGCGTCGATACGAGCTTCACTGGCGTATCCACCGGATTCAAGGGCGTCGACACGGGCTTTACGGGCGTCGGGACGTCGATGGTCGGCGTGGCGACGAGCATCACCGGCTCCAGCAATTCGGTGACGGGCGTGTCGAACAGCATGACGGGCATCTCGTCGTCGTGGACCGACGTCAAGATGTCGACGACCGGCCAGTCGGAGAGCATCACCGGTGTGTCGCTGTCATACACGGGCACGTCGAACAGCATGACGGGCACGAGTACGTCCGTGACCGGCACGTCGACGAGCATCACCGGCACGTCGATGTCGAATACCGGCAGCTCGACGAGCATCACCGGTACGTCGATGTCGACGACGGGCAGTTCGGTGGGCATGACGGGCTCGAGCATGTCGGCCACCGGCAGTTCGGTGGGCACGACGGGTTCGAGCGTATCGACGACGGGCAGCAAGATGTCGGTCACCGGCTTCAGCTTCTCGTATACGGGAGCGAGCTACGAGGACGTGGGCATCGATCTGAAGAAGCTCGGGATGCAGACGAAGAACTGACCTATGCGACATATCAAACCACAAGCGGCCCTCGTGGCCACGACGAATACGCAAATCGGCGCGCAGCCGATGCTCGCGATCAGCATCGGGATGGGCTTCCGGCTCGATCAGCCATCGATCCTCGTGCACGAAGCGGCCGTCTGGGAGGCGCTGAAAGCGGCCGCGCCGTCGCTGCCGCTGTATGAAGCCGCATTGCCGAAGCAGCGCGCCGAATGGCTGCTCGCCGGCCACTCGCCGCATCCCGTCTCGCCCGGCGCTCGCGCGCGCAATGTCGACTGGACCGCATGGGTCGAGCTCGACGGCGTTCGCAAGATCGTCTCGTGCGCGATGTCGCTCGGCGACGAGCACGCGGAAGGCGGCTTTGCGAGCATCGCGGTGGATCACCGGCACGCGGCGGCGGGCGGCGCGCAGGAAAACCCGTTCGGCGTGACATCGGGCGCGCCGCCGCTGCAGCAACTGCGCACGTTCGGCGTCGGTCCCGCGCCGCTTGCGGCGATGGGCGCGATCGGCAGCGACTGGCCCGAGCGCACGCAATGGATGCCGACGCGGCCGGGCACCGTCGACGCGATGGCGCAGGACGGCACGCACATGGGCTGGCCCGCCGACGTCGATCTGCGCTTCTTCCAGCAGGCGGCGCCCGACCAGTGGGCGCGCGGCGAATGCTGGACGCCCGGCGCGCGCTTCGAGCTGAGCGGTTTCGGGCCGCGGGGCGAAGGCTTCATGGGCGAGCTGCCGCGTCTCGCACCGGTCGCGCTCGTGACGCGAAACGGGCGTCCGGGCATCGAGCGCCTGTCGTTCAAGCAGCAGACGGTGTGGTTCCTGCCGGATCGCGGCATCGGCGTGCTGTGGTGGAACGGCGCGGTCGCGCTCGATTTCCTGCTCGACGACAGCCCGACGATGCTCGTCGCCGCGTTCAAGGACGAGTCGGAGCGAATCGACATCGACGCGCTGATGAAGTTCGCCGATCAGCGCACGGACCTGAATTGCACCGATCCTCTGCAGCAGGCCGATCACGAACTGATGCCGGCCGTCGCAAAAGGCTGGACCTGGGAGATGATCCTCGACACGGAAGATCACCCGCGCTTCGCTCCGGCGCCGCGCGGCTATGAAGAAGTCCGTGCGCGGGTCGAGCAGAACCGCCGTCAGCTGATCGAGGCGCGCGATGCGAGCGAGCGGCTCTCCGCGTTCGAGGAAGCGAATCGCAACGCGAAGCTGCCGGGCGCGCCGCGCGGCGGCGAGAACTGGCGGACCCGGCTGCGTCATGCGAAGACGCCCGAGCTCGCGAACGTCACGATTCGCGATGCCGATCTGTCGTCGCTGCGTTTCGACGGCTGGAAGTTCGACGACGTGCGTTTCGAGCGCTGCACGCTCGATCGCAGCGAATGGATGAACTGCCGGCTCAATCAGGTGCATGCGGTCGACTGCTCGTTCGCCGACGTGAAAATGAGCGACGGCTGGTGGAAAGGCGGCAAGATCCAGCGCTGCAATCTCGAGCGCAGCGCGTGGCTGAACATCGAGATCGACCGGATCTCGATCGACGAGTGTCGGCTCGACGACCTGAAGGTCGCGGGCGGCTCGTGGGCGATGCTGTCGGTGCAGGGGCGCGGCGGCGTGCGCGGCGACGTTCAGGATGTCGAATGGCGCTCAGTGTCGTGGTCCGAGGTGAGCGCACCCGGCTGGACCTGGACGCGCGTGCGCGCCGACGATCTCGCGATCGTCGAATGCGGGATGGCGGGCCTTGCGGTGTCGCAGTGCACGCTCTCGAAGCCGAGCATCCTGCTGACCGACCTGTCGGCGAGCGTCTGGCAGCGCAGCATGCTGACGTTCGCGGTGCTGTCGCACGGCACGTCGATCAATGGCGCACGGCTCACCGATTGCGTGTTCAAGTCGTCGAGCCTGCAGGAGCTGCGCGCGGACCGCGTGCAGGTCGATCACTGCTCGTTCATGCAATTGAACGCGCAGCACCTGCATGCGCAGCAGTCGCACTGGAGCCGCACGGTGCTCGACGGCGCGAACGTGATGCATGCGCAGTTGACGGGCACGTCGTTCGATCGCTGCTCGCTGAAGGAGGCGATGCTGTACGGCGCCGACATGCGGCAGACGCGGATGCGCGACTGCAATCTCGTCCGGGTCCGCACGTCGTGGATCCATCCGCCGGAAGCGGGCGCGTGGCGCGGCAATCTGAACGCGGGCCAGCTCGACGTGCCGAGGAGGGTGGGATGAGCACGATCCGCTCGACGGTGCCGCCGCCGCCGCTGCCCGAAGTCGTCGAAGGGCAGCACTACGCGTCGCCGCAGCGCGATGTCGCGCTCGCGGACACGCTCTTCATCGATTGCCACTTCGATCGCGTCGAATGGTCCGGCTGCCGGCTGTCGAATCTGCGCTTCGTGAACTGCACGTTCGACGCGAATCGCTTCGATCGCTGCGAGCTGCTGAAGCTCACGCACGAGTCGAGCCGAATCCGCGCGGGTGCGTGGACGCAGAGCGCGTTGCGCGGCGTGTCGTTCAACGAATGCGAGATCGAAGGCGGCGCGTGGACGGGCAGCCTGCTGAAGGACGTCGTGTGCGCGCAGTCGAAGGGCGCGGGCTGGACGTTCGACGGCGTGCGCGGCGCGCATGTGTCGCTCGTCGCGGGTAATTACTCGGGCGTCACGCTGCGCGGTGGCCATTGGAGCGACACGTCGTGGATCGGCAGCCAGTTCGCCGATCTGCGGCTCGAAGCCGTCGGGTTCGAGAACCTGATCGCCGGGCAAAGCGGTTTTCTGCGCGCCGTGCTCGTCGAATGCCGCGGCATCAACGTGCGTTGGATCGACTCGCGAATCGAGCGGATGACCGTGCACGGCTGTGAGCTGAAGCAGACCGCATGGTCGCACAGTACGTGGGCGACGGGCGAGATCCATGCGAGCCGGCTGCCGCTCGCGAGCTTCGATCATGCGACCGTCAACGGCCTGACCGTGACGAACAGCGACTTGTCGCAGGCGATCTTCGACAGCGCGAGCGTCGTGGACAGTGCGTTGCAAGGCGTGCGCGCGCCGCGGATCGCATTGCGCGACGCGTGGATTACGCGCGTGAATCTGTCGGGCGCGCACCTGCAGCTACTCGACGCGCGCGGCGTGCATCTCGAACGCGTCGACCTGCGCGGCGCCGACTGCCGCGGCGGCAACCTGGTCGGCCAGCCGCGCCAGGCATGGAGCGCGGCGGATACGCGGGATGCGGTTTTCGAGGAAGCCACCGGCGCCGACGACGAGCTCTGGTGGCAGCGAGTCCAACCCGGAGCAAGAGGAGTTTGACGATGAGCATGCGGGAAATGTCTGCCGTGCACGACACGCTTGCATACGAGTGTGACGACGACGCGGTATCGCGTCATGCGCTGACGCGAATCATGAAGGGCGGTGCGCGGGTGCGCGACGCGGGGCCGGGTGTGCATGACGTGCGTGCGGAAGCACCGTCGCGCGAGCCGGCATCGTCCGCGCCCGCTGCTGCGACGACGATGCTCGCGTGCGTCGGCGAAGCGCATACGGCGGCGGGCGAATGGCTCGTCACCGTGCAGCCCGGCGCCGTGTTGCGCGCGAAGAAGGCGGTGAGCTGCGTCGTCGCGCCGCAGCCGGGCGATCTCGTGCAGATCTGCCGCGACGGCGAGCGCTGCTGGGTGCTCGCGGTGCTCGAACGCGACGAGGCGAGCGACGAGGTGGCGCTCGATTTCGGCGACGCGCACGTCGCGCTGCGCGCGCGCGACGTGCGCGTCGAGGCGCGCGACCGGCTGTCGCTCGAGGCCGCGCAGCTCGCGAACCGCGCGCAGGTGATCACGCAGGCGGCGGCCGAGCGCCAGACGCACGTGAGCGGCACCGACGCGACGCATGCGGGCAGCACGATCGTCCACACCGAGCGGCACATGGCGATGCATGCGAAGAGCGCGGTCGTCACGGCATCGTCGCTGCTGAAGATAGACGCAGGCCAGATCCATATGGGCTGAGCGTCGCTCGCGCCCGGTTTCTTGAAGGAGATTGTCATGTTTGCAAATTGCTCTGCTGGAGGGATGGCGCTGTCGGGCGCCGACGTCTGCAAGACGCCGCCCCTTGCGATTCCCGTGTCGTATCCGAACATCGCGAACAAGCCCGAGGCCGTGCCGAACGTGCCGAACATCATTTATGCGGGCGGTCCGGTGCACAACCTGAACACGATCATTCCGGTCACGCACAGCGACGAGCCGGGCTCGATGGGCGGCGTCGCGTCGGGCACCGTCTCGGGGCCGTCGCGACACGTGAAGGGCTCGGGCAAGGTGATGATCCAGGGCGCGCCGCAGACGCGCCTCACGGACACGAATCTGCCGAACAACCAGAACACGGCCGGGAATTCCGTCGCGCCGTCGCAGACGATCACGATGACCCTCAGCTGAACGTCGTGCGTCGCATGATGGGCCCCTTCAAATCGTTCGCCGCGGCGGTCGCGCTTTGCCTGCTCGCGGGCTGCTCGATGTTTTCTTCGTCGAAACCCGAGGAGCCGCGGCAACTGCACGTGACGCTCGTCGGCGGCAGCCGGCTGAACGTCGCGCCGACGGGCGAGCCGCGCCCGGTGCAGACATGCGTCTACGTCGTGGGCGCGGCCGACTGGCTGCCGACGCAGGGTAGCGACGACTCGTCGTGCGCGTCGCGCGGTCAGGACAGCACGGTCGTCGCCGACTCGCGCCACGTGATCGCACCGAACCAGGTGTTGCAGTTCTCGCTGAACCTGCCGCGCTCGGGCGACCTCTGGCTCGTGACCGACGCCGACTACGCTCGTCGGCCGGCGAATTACGCGCCGCTGCGCATCCGCATCGAGGGCCGCGGATTGATTCACATGGCCGTCTGGCTCGACCGCGACGGCATCTATAACGCGTTGTTGCCGGGGCCGGTGCCCATCGCCGGCGCGGACGCCGCCCCGGCGATCCACATCGACGAGCCGCAGCCCGCGCGCAAGACGAAAACCACCTATGGGACAAGGAGAAGCAGGCAATGAGTAGTCTGCCGGTAGGACCGGTCGCGTGGAGCGACGGCATGCTGATCGAGACGCAGCACTTCCAGCAACTCGAGCGGCATCTCGCGCATCAGGCCGCGCTTCGGCTCGGTCAGACGTCGAATCACGGCTGGGGATTCACGCTGCTCGATCTCGATCAGGACGGCCTGGGGCTCGGCCGGCTCGGGCTGCGTCACGCGCGCGGCGTGTTCCAGGACGGCACCGCGTTCTCGCTGCCGTCCGACGACCCGCTGCCGCCGCCGCTCGAAACCGAGTTCGCGCAGGCGGGCGACATCGCGTGTCTCGCGCTGCAGTCGGCGCGCACGGGCGGCCCCGAGATGGCGTTCGGCGACGTCGCGTCGGCGTCGCGCTATCGCGCCGTATCGACCGAAGTGCCCGATCTCGCGGTCGGGCTCGACGCGCCCGGCACGCCGCGGCGTCTGACGATCGAGACCGGGCAGCTCGTCACGCGCCTCTGCTGGAAGTCGCAGCTGCGCTCGGACGAAGTCGCGCTGCCGATCGCGCGCGTCGCGGGCCGCAACGCGAGCCGCACCGTATCGCTCGATCCACGCTTCATTCCGCCGCTTCTCGACACGCGCGCGCACCTCGTGCTGCGCTCGCTGATCGACGAGCTGCAGAGCACGCTGCGCGTGCGGCTCGCGAGCACGTCCGCGCAGCGCGTGCTGTCGACGGGCGGCGGCGTCGCCGACCTGATCGAACTGCTGCTGCGCCAGGCGATCGCCGAGTACCGGATGCGCCTGGCGAACCTCGACGCGTTCGATCCGCTGCCGCCCGCGATGCTGTACCACGAGCTGGTCGGCCTGCTCGGACGCCTGAGCGTGCTGCCGGGCGTCGACGAGGAGCTCGCCGACCGCGAGCTCGGCTACAACCACGACGACCTGCAGACGAGCTTCGAGCCGCTCGCGATGATGCTGCGCCAGGCGCTCGCGCGCGTGATCGAGACGCCGGTGTTGCCGCTGCGCTTCGAGGATCGCGGCGATCAGGTGCACATCTGCATCGTCGACAAGCAGTGGAACCTGAAGAAACTGATTTTTGCGTTTTCGGCCGCGATGCCGGCGGAGAAGCTGCGGCAGCTGTTGCCGCAGCAGACGAAGCTGGGCGCCGTCGAGCAGATCCAGAAGCTCGTGGACCTGCAACTGCCGGGCGCGCGTTTGATTGCGCTGCCCAATCCCCCGCGCCAGATTCCCTACTATGCCCAAAGCACGTACTTCGAAGTGGAGTCGACCGACCCGTTCTGGAAGCAGACCCTCGCCGGTTCGGCGATGGCGTTGCGCATCGTCGGCGATTTCCCCGATCTTCGCTTCGAAGCTTGGGGCCTGAGAGACGGCAAGGTGGCGTGAACCACGACATGAGACGCAATCTGCTATGAGCCTGCTACGAAACCTCTCCACTACGTTGCGCCGTGTATCGATGGCATCCAACATGCTCGACCGCGCCGCGGCGAATCCGGATCTCGCGACGCGCATACCGACGCTGTCGTCACTGTCCAACGCGGCGCTGACGAGCACCGCCGTGTCGAGCACCGGCACGACGAACGCGGTCGCGTCGGGCGGCGCGGCAGCGAGTTCGGGCGCGCCGAGTTTCGCGTCGTCATCAGCCGCCGTGCCCGGCGCGAGTCCCGCGCCCGACGCGTACTCGCACACCGACGGCGCGTCGCGCAATCCGGCGGTGCTGCAGTTCCCGGTGCCGGGCGGCGGGCAGGCGCCGGCCGATGCGCGGGCGGCGGCGCCCGTCGTCTACAGCCCGCAAGGCGAGCAGGCGGCGATCATGAAGGCGGGGCTGCAGCAGGCGAGCTGGAACAATCCGTTCGTGTCGCACGCGCTGCCCGCGGTGCTGCAGCTTCAGCGGCATCTCGCGGCGGGGCCGCTCAACCAGGCCGCGATCCGCACGCAGCTCGGGCTCGAAGTGCGGCTTTACCGTGAGCGGCTCGCGGGCTCCGGCTGCGAATGGGAACAGATCCGCGATGCGTCGTACCTGCTGTGCACGTATCTCGACGAGACCGTCAACGATTCGGCGCGCGAGCATTCGCAGGTCGTCTATGACGGCGAGCGCAGCCTGCTCGTCGAGTTCCACGATGACGCATGGGGCGGCGAAGACGCGTTCGCCGACCTGTCGCGCTGGATGAAGTCAGACGAGCCGCCGATCCCGCTTCTGTCGTTCTACGAACTGATCCTGTCGCTCGGCTGGCAGGGCCGCTACCGCGTGCTCGATCGCGGCGATGTGCTGCTGCAGGACCTGCGCTCGCAATTGCATGCGCTGATCTGGCATCACGTGCCGCCCGAGCCGCTCGGCACCGAGCTCGTCGTGCCCGCGACGCGGCGTCGCTCGTGGTGGACGGCCGGCCGCGCGGCGGCCGTCGCGCTCGGCGTGCTCGTGCTCGCCTACGGCGCGATCAGCCTCTGGCTCGATTCGCAGGGGCGGCCGATCCGCAACGCGCTCGCCGCGTGGATGCCGCCGACGCGCACGATCAACATCGCCGAGACGCTGCCGCCGCCGCTGCCGCAGATCCTGACGGAGGGGTGGCTGACTGCGTACAAGCATCCGCAAGGGTGGCTGCTCGTGTTCAAGAGCGACGGCGCGTTCGACGTCGGCAAGGCGAAGGTCCGGCCGGACTTCATGCACAACATCGAGCGGCTCGGCCTCGCGTTCGCGCCGTGGCCGGGCGATCTCGAGGTGATCGGCCATACCGATTCGCGGCCGATCCGCACGAGCGAGTTCCCGGACAACCAGGCGCTGTCGGAAGCGCGGGCGCGCACCGTCGCCGACGAGCTGCGCGCGACCGCGCTTCCGGGCGGCGCGCGCGCGCCGGAAAACGCGGTGCAGCGGAACATCGAGTACTCGGGGCGCGGCGACGGGCAGCCGATCGACACTGCGAAGACGCCCGCCGCGTACGAGCGCAACCGCCGCGTCGATGTGCTGTGGAAGGTGATTCCCGACGGCGCGCAGCGCCGCGACCGCAACCTGAACCTGCAGCAGCCGGAGAAGCCCGGCCAGGTCCCGATGCGCCCGGCGATGCCGGAAGGCGTCGAGATCGCGCCTGAAGGGCAACTGCCGTATGCGACGACGACGGAGGGCCGTCAGCCATGATCCGCACGAGCTTGAGAATTTTCGCGGCGATTCTGATCGCCGTCCTGATCTGGTGGGTGGGGCCGCTCTTCGCGTTCGGCATCTATCATCCGCTCGGCCCCATCTGGGTGCGCGAGATACTCGTCGCGCTCGTGCTGATCTGGGGCTTCTGGCCGACGCTCGCGCGGCTCTGGGCGCGGCTCGCGATGAGTCCGCGACAGGTCAAGGTCGCGCCGAAGACGAAACAGCTCGATTTCGTCGACAAGCATCTGCGCAGCCTCGACCAGCAGTTGAAGGAGCGCTGGCAGAAGGAGCCGCGCGGCCGCTGGAAGCGCTGGGTCGGCGCGCTGACGCGCCAGCATCGCGCGATGCTGCCGTGGTATCTGGTGCTCGGCTCGGAAGGCAGCGGCAAGTCGAGCCTCGTCGCGAAGGCGGTCAGTGTGTCCGGCTCGCTGCAAGATCGCGTGCTCGGCTCCGACGCGACGTACGGCCGCGGCGACGACTTCAACTTCCGCATCACGCGCGAAGCAGTGTGGTTCGACGTCGGCGGCCGCTGGAGCCTGCGCGCGGGCGTCGACGAGACTGAGCTCGATGCGTGGCGCAAGCTGCTGCGCGGGATGCGGCGGCTGCGCAAGGGCGCGCCGATCAGCGGCGTCGTGCTGTGCCTCGACGGCGTCGACATGATCGATGCGCCGCTCGACACGCGCAAGCGTCTCGCCGATTCGGTGCGTGCGCGGCTCGACGAAATGCGCGAGGCGTTCGGCCAGCAGGTGCAGGTGTACGTCGCGCTGAACGGGCTCGATCGGCTCGACGGCGCGGTGTCGACGCTATCGCTGCTCGACGCGTCGAAGTGGGCGAAAGGCGTCGGCTTCAGTCTGCCCGACGACGGCGCCGAAGCCGATGCGGCGCGCGCGGACGCGACCTGGCACCACGCGCTGCAAGGGCTGCAGCAGCGGGTCCAGCAGCAGGTGCTGTATTCGGCGCCTGCCGCGACCGAAGTAACGATGAACCATGCGCAGCTGCGTTTCGTCGAGACGCTGAGCCGCTTGCAGAAGGCGCTCGTCGCATGGCTGCACGTCGCGCTCGCGCCGGGCGAGACGCATACGGCCGCGCGGTTGCGCGGCGTGTGGCTCGGTTCGATGGCCGAGCTCGCGGATGCGCATCCGGCGGGCGCCGCCGGCCCCGGATCGTCGGGGCTGCCTGTGCCGTCGCGGGCGTTGAACGACCTATGGAACCCGCTCATCCGGCAAGTGTCGCTCGAGCGAGATTCAGTGCGGCCGAGCGGCGCGAAGTCATGGCGCGGCCGCATCGGCGACGCGTTGCGCTGGACCGCGGTGCCGATCGTCGCGCTATGCCTGCTGCTGTGGTTCGGCTGGGGCTACGTCACCGAGCGCGACTACCTCGACGGCGTGTGGGCGCAGTTCACCGAGGCGAAGCGGCTCGCGCAGGCCGAGGCGTCCTATGGCAACGACGGCGGCTCGACGCTCATCGAGATCGCGAACCAGATGCGCTACGCGCAACTGCAGGCCGAGGACGCCGCGCAGGGGATGGCGACGCCGTACTTCGAGCACGGGCTCGTCGCCGAGACGGCGCGCGACACCTATTACCGGCACTTGCAGAAGATGCTGATGCCGGAGCTGTACAACGAAGTGCGGCGCACGCTCGTGTCGCAGGTCGACGGCAGCCCGGGCGACATCTACCAGACGCTGAAGGTCTACCTGATGCTTTGCCGTCCTGATCGACGCTCGGCGGACGACGTCGTGCGCTGGCTCGACGGCCGCTGGGACGCGCTGTCGGGCGGCCAGTATTCGGACGATGACCGTCGCTCGCTGCTCGCGCACGTGCGCACGCTGATATCGCTGAAGAACGTGCCGGCGACGCCGGAGGACGCGAACCTCGTGCGCTCGGCGCGCGCGAAGGCCGCACAGATCCCGCTCGTCACGCGCGTGCTGCAGCACATCCACGCGCAAGGGCTGCCGCAGCAGGTCAACGACATCTCGCTGTCGCGCGCGGCGGGCTTCGAGGCGTCGATGAGCCTGCGCATGCGCAGCAACGTGCCGTCGACCGACACCGCGGTATCCGGCTGGTTCACGCGCGCGGGCTACACGGACGTGTTCCTGCCGCGTCTGCAGAAGAGCGCGCGCGCGATGCTCGAGGAAGAAAGCTGGGTGTTGCGCGACGAGACGCTCTCCGGCAACAGCTTCCAGATCGACGGACTCGTGCAGAAGCTCGGCGATTCCGCGCGCAATCAGTTCCTGCAGGATTACATCGGCGCGTGGCAGAACTTCCTGAACGACGTGACGGTGCGCGGCGTGACAGGCCTCGACGATGCGTCGCAGCTCGCCGCGGCGATGATGGAGGCGCAGTCGCCGCTCGCGAACCTGCTGCGTTTCGCCGCGCGCGAGACGACGCTCACGGGCGCGAGCGACGAAGGCAACATCGACAGCTGGATCGATCGCCAGAAGTACCGCTTCGAGAAGGGGCGACGGCAGATCGTCGGCGAGCTGAGCGGCCAGCACTATCGAACCGTGCTGTTGCCCGAGCACGTCGTCGAAGAGCACTTCCAGGCGATCCGCCAGCTCGCCGCGCAGCTGAACCGCAACAACTCGATTGCGAACAATCCGCTGTCGCGTCTCTTCGAGCCGCTGTATCGGCAGCTCGGGCTCGTCAACGGCGCGCTGCAGGCGGGCCAGGTGCTGCCCGCGCAGTACGACGCGTTCTCGCGGCTGAAGGAAACGGCCGCGCGTCAGCCGGAACCCGTGCGCGGGATCATGCTCGATCTCGTGAGCAGCGGCAGCACGATGACGACGCGCGAATCGGGCGCGCTGCTCAATCGTGGCGCGGCGGGCGCGACGAAGATGGTCTGCGATCAGGGCTTCACGAGCCGCTATCCGCTTCGCCGCAACACGCA harbors:
- a CDS encoding DUF2169 family type VI secretion system accessory protein translates to MRHIKPQAALVATTNTQIGAQPMLAISIGMGFRLDQPSILVHEAAVWEALKAAAPSLPLYEAALPKQRAEWLLAGHSPHPVSPGARARNVDWTAWVELDGVRKIVSCAMSLGDEHAEGGFASIAVDHRHAAAGGAQENPFGVTSGAPPLQQLRTFGVGPAPLAAMGAIGSDWPERTQWMPTRPGTVDAMAQDGTHMGWPADVDLRFFQQAAPDQWARGECWTPGARFELSGFGPRGEGFMGELPRLAPVALVTRNGRPGIERLSFKQQTVWFLPDRGIGVLWWNGAVALDFLLDDSPTMLVAAFKDESERIDIDALMKFADQRTDLNCTDPLQQADHELMPAVAKGWTWEMILDTEDHPRFAPAPRGYEEVRARVEQNRRQLIEARDASERLSAFEEANRNAKLPGAPRGGENWRTRLRHAKTPELANVTIRDADLSSLRFDGWKFDDVRFERCTLDRSEWMNCRLNQVHAVDCSFADVKMSDGWWKGGKIQRCNLERSAWLNIEIDRISIDECRLDDLKVAGGSWAMLSVQGRGGVRGDVQDVEWRSVSWSEVSAPGWTWTRVRADDLAIVECGMAGLAVSQCTLSKPSILLTDLSASVWQRSMLTFAVLSHGTSINGARLTDCVFKSSSLQELRADRVQVDHCSFMQLNAQHLHAQQSHWSRTVLDGANVMHAQLTGTSFDRCSLKEAMLYGADMRQTRMRDCNLVRVRTSWIHPPEAGAWRGNLNAGQLDVPRRVG
- a CDS encoding pentapeptide repeat-containing protein; translation: MSTIRSTVPPPPLPEVVEGQHYASPQRDVALADTLFIDCHFDRVEWSGCRLSNLRFVNCTFDANRFDRCELLKLTHESSRIRAGAWTQSALRGVSFNECEIEGGAWTGSLLKDVVCAQSKGAGWTFDGVRGAHVSLVAGNYSGVTLRGGHWSDTSWIGSQFADLRLEAVGFENLIAGQSGFLRAVLVECRGINVRWIDSRIERMTVHGCELKQTAWSHSTWATGEIHASRLPLASFDHATVNGLTVTNSDLSQAIFDSASVVDSALQGVRAPRIALRDAWITRVNLSGAHLQLLDARGVHLERVDLRGADCRGGNLVGQPRQAWSAADTRDAVFEEATGADDELWWQRVQPGARGV
- a CDS encoding DUF3540 domain-containing protein — protein: MSMREMSAVHDTLAYECDDDAVSRHALTRIMKGGARVRDAGPGVHDVRAEAPSREPASSAPAAATTMLACVGEAHTAAGEWLVTVQPGAVLRAKKAVSCVVAPQPGDLVQICRDGERCWVLAVLERDEASDEVALDFGDAHVALRARDVRVEARDRLSLEAAQLANRAQVITQAAAERQTHVSGTDATHAGSTIVHTERHMAMHAKSAVVTASSLLKIDAGQIHMG
- a CDS encoding DUF4150 domain-containing protein, which encodes MFANCSAGGMALSGADVCKTPPLAIPVSYPNIANKPEAVPNVPNIIYAGGPVHNLNTIIPVTHSDEPGSMGGVASGTVSGPSRHVKGSGKVMIQGAPQTRLTDTNLPNNQNTAGNSVAPSQTITMTLS
- the tssJ gene encoding type VI secretion system lipoprotein TssJ, with protein sequence MRRMMGPFKSFAAAVALCLLAGCSMFSSSKPEEPRQLHVTLVGGSRLNVAPTGEPRPVQTCVYVVGAADWLPTQGSDDSSCASRGQDSTVVADSRHVIAPNQVLQFSLNLPRSGDLWLVTDADYARRPANYAPLRIRIEGRGLIHMAVWLDRDGIYNALLPGPVPIAGADAAPAIHIDEPQPARKTKTTYGTRRSRQ
- the tssK gene encoding type VI secretion system baseplate subunit TssK, whose protein sequence is MSSLPVGPVAWSDGMLIETQHFQQLERHLAHQAALRLGQTSNHGWGFTLLDLDQDGLGLGRLGLRHARGVFQDGTAFSLPSDDPLPPPLETEFAQAGDIACLALQSARTGGPEMAFGDVASASRYRAVSTEVPDLAVGLDAPGTPRRLTIETGQLVTRLCWKSQLRSDEVALPIARVAGRNASRTVSLDPRFIPPLLDTRAHLVLRSLIDELQSTLRVRLASTSAQRVLSTGGGVADLIELLLRQAIAEYRMRLANLDAFDPLPPAMLYHELVGLLGRLSVLPGVDEELADRELGYNHDDLQTSFEPLAMMLRQALARVIETPVLPLRFEDRGDQVHICIVDKQWNLKKLIFAFSAAMPAEKLRQLLPQQTKLGAVEQIQKLVDLQLPGARLIALPNPPRQIPYYAQSTYFEVESTDPFWKQTLAGSAMALRIVGDFPDLRFEAWGLRDGKVA
- the icmH gene encoding type IVB secretion system protein IcmH/DotU, with product MLDRAAANPDLATRIPTLSSLSNAALTSTAVSSTGTTNAVASGGAAASSGAPSFASSSAAVPGASPAPDAYSHTDGASRNPAVLQFPVPGGGQAPADARAAAPVVYSPQGEQAAIMKAGLQQASWNNPFVSHALPAVLQLQRHLAAGPLNQAAIRTQLGLEVRLYRERLAGSGCEWEQIRDASYLLCTYLDETVNDSAREHSQVVYDGERSLLVEFHDDAWGGEDAFADLSRWMKSDEPPIPLLSFYELILSLGWQGRYRVLDRGDVLLQDLRSQLHALIWHHVPPEPLGTELVVPATRRRSWWTAGRAAAVALGVLVLAYGAISLWLDSQGRPIRNALAAWMPPTRTINIAETLPPPLPQILTEGWLTAYKHPQGWLLVFKSDGAFDVGKAKVRPDFMHNIERLGLAFAPWPGDLEVIGHTDSRPIRTSEFPDNQALSEARARTVADELRATALPGGARAPENAVQRNIEYSGRGDGQPIDTAKTPAAYERNRRVDVLWKVIPDGAQRRDRNLNLQQPEKPGQVPMRPAMPEGVEIAPEGQLPYATTTEGRQP